Genomic DNA from Endomicrobiales bacterium:
TTGCACTAATTATGCTTGTTGGAGTTTTATTAAAAAAATCTTTGATAATTTCTCTTATTGATTGATCAATGTTAATTAAAATTTTATCGTCATTTTTCTTGAATATAAAATTATAACCTTTTTGTGGCTTTATGTCTAACGCAATGGCCTCAAGTGCCATTGCTGAGTGCGCCTCATAGGAGGATGTTAATTGAAGACCAGTTATTGCCGCTACAGCATCAAATATTCTGCCAACGCTAGATGATTTTTGACATTGTCCTTTTTCAATCATTTCAAGGATGGTTTTGTATGGGAAAGCCTTTAAGTGTTTTGGAATATCTTTGACACCAGCTTTATGCAAAAGTGAAAGACCAACTTTCCATATATTTTTTGATGCGTCATCACCACTTGGAAGGTCAAAATAATCAAAATGTGCCTTGCGTAAAAACTTTTTACCGTCAAAATAAAAGCATTCCCCACCCCAAATTGCACCGTCTTGCCCATATCCAGTACCGTCAAATGCAAAGCCAATTAATGGTTTTTTTAGTCTGTTTTCTGCCATAACAGAAGCAATGTGTGCATGGTGATGCTGTATTGATACTTTTGTAACTTTGGGGTTTCTCATTGTAATTTCATCTGCCAAGTGTGTTGTTATGTAGTTTGGGTGAAGGTCACAAGCTACAATAGACGGTGAAACAGTAAGAAATTTTGAAAACTTATTGATAGCTTCTTTTTGGAAATTTATTGCCTCTAAGTTATTCATGTCACCAAGGTATTGTGAGACGTATGCTTTATTACCTCTTGTTATGCAAATGGAATTTTTTAACTCCGCGCCAAGCGCTAAAATACTGCCGTATGATTGCTTATTAAATATTTTAATAGGTTCTGGCGTGTAACCCCGACTTTTTCTTACAAAAGCTTTTTTATTTGACAGTGGGTTATGAAATACTATTGAATCATCTAATCGGTTATGTATTGGCCTATTGTTTGTTAAAAAGAAATCTGCGATATTGTTGATTTCTTTATAAGCGCTATCGTCAATGCAAATTGGTTCATCGCTTTTGTTGCCAGATGTCATAACCAAAGCATTTAATTTGTTATCAGTAAATAGCAAATGGTGCAATGGCGCATTTGGCAACATAATCCCAAGTGAGTGATTGTTATTGGCAAGGTGTTTTGTGGTAAGTTTTGTGGATTTCCTTTTTTTGCATAATACAATTGGTGCTTGATGTGAGTTAAGTAAGTTTTTTTCAAGGGGCGTTATTAAACAGTATTTTTTTGCAATTTCAATGTTTTTTACCATTAGAGCAAGAGGTTTTTGCTCGCGATTTTTGTGTTTCCTTAATAAAGCCACAGTTTTTTTGTTGAATGCATTACAAGCAAGGTGATAACCACCAATACTTTTTATAGCTAATATTTTGCCATTTAATAATTCATCTATTGAGCGCTTAATGGCATTTGTTTGTTTTGCAATAACTTTTGCCTTATTTGTTGTTAGCAGAAGAGATGGCCCGCATAGCTCGCAGGCATTTGGCTGTGCGTGGAACCTACGGTTTGACTGGTTTGTGTACTCTGCAGAGCATTCTTTACATAATTGAAACTTAGACATTGTTGTGTTTTTTCTATCATATGGTACCGCTTTTATTATGCTGAACCTTGGTCCACAATCGACACAGCTTATAAAAGGATAATTGTAGCGACGGTCACTTGGCGTTGACATTTCCGTTATACAGTTTTTACAAACTGCTATATCTGGCGGAATGTCTACACTTGATTTATTATCAGATGTACTTTTTAAAATTGTTAAGAGATCAAACTTGCGGTATCTAATATATTTAAGTGCCACTTTTTCAAGTTTGGCTAAGGTTGGTAGGCGAGTTGGTAAAAGCTTTAAAAAAGCGTCAATGCGTGCCTTTTTGCCTGTTAATATGCATAAAACAGAGGATGATGTGTTGCTAATTTGCCCTAAAAGTTTTTGAGTTTTTGCAATACGGTAAAGAGTAGGCCTAAAACCAATGCCCTGCACAGTACCAAATAGTTTTAATTGAATAGTTTGTGTTTGTGACATAATAATAAATAAAGCGGCGACATCTGATAATATCAAACGCCGCCGCTAAACCCGGATTTTGCAATAGGATTTGGAATTCGTCAAAAGATATGGGGCACTTTTTTCCGCAAAAGCCTTGCTAATGGAATTACCATTACCTGCAACTTTTGCGTCAAAACTGCCTCCATCTCTTTCGCTTCGGTTCTCAAACCTATTGCAAAGTCCAGGTTGAAAGTCGTTTTTAGGTAAAATTAATTTATTTAATTTTTCTTGATGCTTGCTTTTGAGCGTAGGTTTTCAAGCCAAGTTTCGTATTTTTTTTCAGCATTTGAACGATAAATATAATCTAAAAGATCATTTTTCGTTTCTTCAAATGACATTTTTTTGCTTGCTTTTTTTTCATCAACTTTGATTATGTGATAGCCAAAGCTTGTAAGTATTGGTTCTGAGACAGTACCGACATTTTGAGAAAATGCTGCTTTTTCAAACTCAGGAACCATATCGCCCTTAGCAAAATAACCAAGGTCTCCGCCACGCTGCTTTGAGCCCGTGTCATCGGAGTATTTTTCGGCTAATACAGAAAAATCAGCATCTTTAAGCAATGCTTCTTTTCTTATTTTTTTTGCTTTATTTAAAGCGTCAGTTTTCATTGATGTGGATGCGTTTTTGTCAACCTTTATTAAAATATGGCGAGCTCTTACCTGC
This window encodes:
- the hypF gene encoding carbamoyltransferase HypF, encoding MSQTQTIQLKLFGTVQGIGFRPTLYRIAKTQKLLGQISNTSSSVLCILTGKKARIDAFLKLLPTRLPTLAKLEKVALKYIRYRKFDLLTILKSTSDNKSSVDIPPDIAVCKNCITEMSTPSDRRYNYPFISCVDCGPRFSIIKAVPYDRKNTTMSKFQLCKECSAEYTNQSNRRFHAQPNACELCGPSLLLTTNKAKVIAKQTNAIKRSIDELLNGKILAIKSIGGYHLACNAFNKKTVALLRKHKNREQKPLALMVKNIEIAKKYCLITPLEKNLLNSHQAPIVLCKKRKSTKLTTKHLANNNHSLGIMLPNAPLHHLLFTDNKLNALVMTSGNKSDEPICIDDSAYKEINNIADFFLTNNRPIHNRLDDSIVFHNPLSNKKAFVRKSRGYTPEPIKIFNKQSYGSILALGAELKNSICITRGNKAYVSQYLGDMNNLEAINFQKEAINKFSKFLTVSPSIVACDLHPNYITTHLADEITMRNPKVTKVSIQHHHAHIASVMAENRLKKPLIGFAFDGTGYGQDGAIWGGECFYFDGKKFLRKAHFDYFDLPSGDDASKNIWKVGLSLLHKAGVKDIPKHLKAFPYKTILEMIEKGQCQKSSSVGRIFDAVAAITGLQLTSSYEAHSAMALEAIALDIKPQKGYNFIFKKNDDKILINIDQSIREIIKDFFNKTPTSIISAKFHLMIAQIVVDVFKKLSIELETKTVIFSGGVFQNKVLLELLKTKLEPLGANYYTNEFVPTNDGGISLGQAWLAGNFK